In Halothermothrix orenii H 168, the sequence ATTAAGATGACAGACAAAAGGACTTATACTAAATACGGTAGGTCACCGACTGAAATGGTAGGTTTATGAATGTGGCCGTAAAAATCTTAATGGGTGTATCCCGACAGAGGAAAAGAAGGCATCATATCCCGGTTTTGAATAGATTTGTATAAATAGGTGGCCTTCTGAGTATCTGGGGTATTGTAAAGTACTTATTTGATAAGGAATTCTCCAAAAAAAAAAACAAATTTATTGTAATTGTCATTAATATATATTATAATAAAGAAAACAGATAAAATTAGTCAGGATTATTTTGAACCAGCAGGATAAATAGAATTGATAGGAGTGATTTATTACATTTCATGTTAAAAAATCAATAGAAAGGAGGCAATATAGATATGGGTTGGTTTTGCGCTCCCTACCGGGGCTTTGGAATGTTTGGTGGGTTTTTTGGGCTTTTAATAAATGGTTTGATAATTGCTCTGATTATCTGGGTGGTTGTAAAGCTGGTCAAGGGAATTAATTTTAAAACCAATACCCGGGTGTATAAAGCAACTGGAAAGGGCGAGGCTCTGGAAATTGTAAAAGAAAGGTATGCCCGGGGGGAAATAACTAAAGAAGAATTCGAAAGAATGAAAAAAGATTTGGAGGAGTAATTTTAAATTATACCCTGCCTCTGTTCACTGGATAAGCACCTGATGAATAGTATATGGGTGATGATTTCCGGTGAAAAGGGGGTAGGGTTATTATGATTGAAGAGTATTTAAGTCATTTTAATATGGTTTATTTAGGTTTACTGGCAAGTCTGGTAGCCGGCCTGGCTACAGGTATTGGAGGATTGCCGGTTTTATTTACTAAAAATATAAGTCAAAAAATATTAAACTCAATGTTGGGGTTTGCGGCTGGAATAATGCTGGCGGCAACTTCCTTTAGTTTAATAATTCCAGCTATAAGTTATGGTGGTGGCGGGGTTAAAGGGGCTTCAATAGCTTTTTTTGGAATAATCCTGGGAGGTTTTTTTCTGGACTCAATCGACCGTTATTTTCCTAATACTAATTTGCTATCAGGTTCAATTGACGAAAACCCTAACCTCAAAAGGATCTGGCTTTTTGCAACAGCAATTACCCTGCACAATTTTCCTGAAGGATTAGCAGTCGGGGTTGGTTTCGGTAATGGAGATGTTTTAAATGGTATGAGTCTCGCCATAGCTATTGGGTTACAGAATATCCCGGAAGGACTGGCTGTAGCCTTACCCTTTGTCCGGGAGGGTGTTAATAAGTGGAAGGCAGTAGGTATAGCCCTGGCTACGGGTCTTGTGGAGCCAGTTGGAGGAATACTTGGAGCCGG encodes:
- a CDS encoding SHOCT domain-containing protein, with translation MGWFCAPYRGFGMFGGFFGLLINGLIIALIIWVVVKLVKGINFKTNTRVYKATGKGEALEIVKERYARGEITKEEFERMKKDLEE
- a CDS encoding ZIP family metal transporter; translated protein: MIEEYLSHFNMVYLGLLASLVAGLATGIGGLPVLFTKNISQKILNSMLGFAAGIMLAATSFSLIIPAISYGGGGVKGASIAFFGIILGGFFLDSIDRYFPNTNLLSGSIDENPNLKRIWLFATAITLHNFPEGLAVGVGFGNGDVLNGMSLAIAIGLQNIPEGLAVALPFVREGVNKWKAVGIALATGLVEPVGGILGAGLVQISRPLLPVFLAFAAGAMLFVISYEIIPESQKDAMFSKLSSHALLLGFVIMMFLDNVLG